Proteins from a genomic interval of Clostridium sp. AN503:
- a CDS encoding transporter substrate-binding domain-containing protein: protein MKKLKNVIILLLVFAAVLSGCSTSSKSGMLKVGVRDDIVGLGYLNPATGRYYGLEIDLAKKLADDLGYAGVEFVTVTPDTRKDMLLNGEVDCLIATYSIEESRLKNFDFSPAYFTDYTSIMVERSSLIEHIDDLVGKTTGVLEGANTAPKLSGKLMELGLITAEDTKGSSLEYRDTYEALSEALEDGTVDAVCMDGGVARAHMKDDRMILEDVAGTENYGVATVKGSSLSKPVADAIQKMLDDGTIAGLIDKWD, encoded by the coding sequence ATGAAAAAGCTGAAAAATGTAATTATTCTGCTGTTGGTATTTGCAGCAGTCCTTTCAGGGTGCAGTACTTCGTCAAAAAGCGGTATGCTGAAGGTCGGCGTGAGGGATGACATCGTGGGACTGGGGTATCTAAATCCTGCGACAGGACGGTACTACGGCCTGGAGATCGACCTGGCAAAGAAGCTTGCGGATGACCTTGGTTATGCGGGCGTGGAGTTTGTGACGGTCACTCCGGATACCCGGAAGGATATGCTGCTCAACGGGGAAGTGGACTGCCTGATCGCCACATATTCTATAGAAGAATCACGGCTGAAGAATTTTGATTTCTCTCCGGCGTACTTTACGGATTACACCAGTATCATGGTGGAGAGATCTTCTCTGATCGAGCACATTGACGACCTGGTCGGGAAAACGACCGGTGTGCTGGAGGGCGCCAACACGGCGCCGAAGCTGTCGGGAAAGCTCATGGAACTGGGGCTTATCACGGCGGAAGATACAAAGGGTTCCTCTCTTGAATACCGGGATACCTATGAAGCATTGTCAGAAGCGCTGGAGGACGGCACCGTGGACGCAGTCTGTATGGACGGCGGCGTTGCGAGGGCACATATGAAGGACGACAGGATGATCCTGGAGGATGTGGCCGGAACGGAGAATTACGGTGTGGCAACAGTAAAGGGTTCTTCACTCAGCAAGCCAGTGGCAGATGCCATCCAGAAGATGCTGGATGACGGCACCATCGCCGGGCTGATTGACAAATGGGATTAG
- a CDS encoding PspC domain-containing protein — MNKKLYRSSKDRMLCGVCGGIGEYLNIDATLVRLIWAVLACSGPGIFVYLLAAIIIPQDPYM; from the coding sequence TTGAATAAAAAATTATATCGTTCCAGTAAAGACAGGATGCTCTGCGGCGTATGCGGCGGCATTGGAGAATATTTGAACATTGACGCTACACTGGTCCGGCTGATCTGGGCAGTGCTGGCATGTTCCGGCCCTGGGATTTTCGTCTATCTCCTGGCGGCGATCATTATCCCGCAGGATCCATACATGTAA
- a CDS encoding DUF1700 domain-containing protein, whose translation MNRAEFMKELEYLLQDIPEEDKEEALAYYRDYLEEAGDENEEQVMREFGSPERVAAIIRSDLIGNLEDGGAFTESGYQDERFKDPNFQVVKHQELPEVHEAGTGGASGSSGNAARQRRPGGQDDWLKRLFKVGALLIVLAVAAPILLGIGGGVLGLAGGLLGIAVVVVIFVGLLTVGACVGAVALLVIGVGMLFAHPAAGVLMLGLGVLSLGLGLIGVALSVLVYGRFLPYCIRGTVNVISRFLHGGRRKQA comes from the coding sequence ATGAACAGAGCAGAATTTATGAAGGAACTGGAATATCTGCTTCAGGACATTCCGGAGGAAGACAAGGAGGAAGCCCTCGCATATTACCGGGATTATCTGGAGGAAGCAGGCGATGAGAATGAGGAACAGGTTATGCGGGAGTTTGGAAGTCCGGAGCGCGTGGCGGCGATCATCCGCAGCGATCTGATCGGGAACCTGGAGGACGGCGGGGCGTTTACAGAGTCCGGATATCAGGACGAACGTTTTAAGGACCCAAATTTTCAGGTGGTAAAGCATCAGGAGCTTCCAGAGGTCCATGAGGCCGGAACGGGCGGTGCGTCCGGAAGCAGCGGCAACGCGGCGAGGCAGCGCAGACCGGGGGGACAGGATGACTGGCTGAAACGGCTCTTTAAGGTGGGCGCGCTTTTGATCGTGCTGGCAGTGGCGGCGCCAATTCTTTTGGGGATCGGCGGCGGCGTCCTGGGACTGGCCGGCGGGCTTTTAGGTATCGCAGTTGTGGTCGTTATTTTTGTAGGACTGCTCACGGTTGGTGCATGTGTAGGAGCGGTTGCCCTGCTGGTAATAGGCGTGGGAATGCTGTTTGCCCATCCTGCGGCGGGTGTCTTGATGCTTGGGCTTGGCGTTCTGTCCCTGGGCCTGGGGCTGATCGGAGTGGCGCTTTCCGTACTGGTTTATGGCAGGTTCCTTCCATATTGTATCCGCGGCACTGTGAATGTGATCAGCAGGTTTCTGCACGGTGGAAGGAGGAAACAGGCATGA
- a CDS encoding PadR family transcriptional regulator — MIFNTGAALLDAIVLAVVSREQQGTYGYKITQDVRDVIDISESTLYPVLRRLQKEDCLETYDMAIDGRNRRYYRITESGRLQLNLYRGEWSSYAQKISTILEEATV; from the coding sequence ATGATTTTTAACACAGGCGCTGCGCTTCTGGACGCCATTGTACTGGCAGTAGTATCCAGGGAACAGCAGGGAACCTATGGGTATAAGATTACCCAGGATGTGCGGGATGTGATCGACATCTCGGAGTCAACCCTGTATCCGGTGCTCCGGCGGCTGCAGAAGGAAGATTGCCTGGAGACTTATGATATGGCGATCGACGGCAGGAACCGGAGATATTATCGGATCACGGAGAGCGGCAGACTTCAGCTGAATCTCTACCGGGGGGAATGGAGCAGCTATGCTCAGAAGATATCCACAATACTTGAGGAGGCTACAGTATGA
- the rpsA gene encoding 30S ribosomal protein S1 produces MSELSFEQMLEASLKTIRTGEIVTGKVIDVKDDEIVLNIGYKSDGIIPRSEYTNESNVDLRTMVSVGDEMEAKVVKVNDGEGQVALSYKRLAADKGNKRLEEAFENHEVLTAKVAQVLDGGLSVVVDEARVFIPASLVSDSYEKDLTKYAGQDIDFVITEFNPKRRRVIGDRKQLMIAKKAEMQKELFERIHIGDTVEGVVKNVTDFGAFIDLGGADGLLHISEMSWGRVENPKKVFKTGDNVRALIKDISGEKIALSLKFPEENPWVSAAEKYAVGNIVYGRVARMTDFGAFVELEPGVDALLHVSQISREHVDKPADALSIGQEIEAKVVDFNGEDRKISLSIKALQAPAEHHTEDQDVADVDIEAMAAADAE; encoded by the coding sequence ATGTCAGAATTAAGTTTTGAACAAATGTTGGAAGCATCATTAAAAACAATACGTACGGGAGAGATCGTCACTGGTAAGGTCATTGATGTGAAAGATGATGAAATCGTCTTGAATATAGGATACAAATCAGATGGTATCATTCCGAGAAGTGAGTACACCAACGAATCGAATGTAGATTTAAGGACCATGGTATCTGTCGGAGACGAGATGGAAGCCAAGGTTGTGAAAGTAAACGACGGCGAAGGCCAGGTAGCTCTGTCCTATAAGAGACTGGCAGCCGACAAGGGCAACAAGAGACTGGAAGAAGCATTTGAGAACCATGAAGTGCTGACCGCCAAGGTAGCGCAGGTTCTGGACGGAGGCTTAAGCGTGGTAGTGGACGAGGCCAGAGTCTTCATCCCGGCAAGCCTTGTATCCGACAGCTATGAGAAAGACCTGACTAAATACGCCGGTCAGGATATTGATTTTGTGATCACCGAGTTCAATCCTAAGAGAAGAAGAGTGATCGGTGACAGAAAGCAGCTGATGATCGCGAAGAAGGCTGAGATGCAGAAAGAGCTGTTCGAGCGCATCCATATTGGCGACACAGTCGAGGGTGTTGTGAAGAACGTGACTGACTTCGGCGCATTTATCGATCTGGGCGGAGCAGACGGTCTGCTTCACATCTCCGAGATGTCCTGGGGCCGTGTAGAGAACCCGAAGAAGGTATTTAAGACCGGAGACAATGTGAGAGCGCTGATCAAGGATATCAGCGGTGAGAAGATCGCCCTGAGCCTGAAGTTCCCGGAGGAGAATCCGTGGGTAAGCGCAGCTGAGAAGTATGCGGTTGGCAATATTGTGTACGGCCGTGTGGCGCGTATGACTGATTTCGGCGCATTTGTAGAGCTGGAGCCAGGCGTAGACGCATTACTCCATGTTTCCCAGATTTCCAGAGAGCATGTAGATAAACCGGCTGATGCATTGAGCATTGGACAGGAGATCGAGGCAAAGGTTGTTGATTTCAACGGGGAAGACCGTAAGATCAGCCTGAGCATCAAAGCACTGCAGGCACCGGCAGAGCATCACACAGAGGATCAGGATGTGGCTGATGTGGATATCGAGGCAATGGCAGCAGCAGACGCAGAGTAA
- the ispH gene encoding 4-hydroxy-3-methylbut-2-enyl diphosphate reductase has translation MKVTVAKTAGFCFGVKRAVEQVYEQIASADQPVYTFGPIIHNEQVVEDLEKKGVRVLNSVEELEALTEGIVIIRSHGVGKAVYDLLEQHGITMVDATCPFVKKIHRIVQQQQAEGRRVIIIGNPSHPEVEGIRGWGDERTLVVENASQIENLPVSQDEKLCIVSQTTFNYNKFQDLVEKFEKKGYDILVLNTICNATQERQVEARRIASEVEAMIVIGGRNSSNTQKLYEICQKECKNTYFIQSLGDFNPECVNSVRSVGITAGASTPNQIIEEVHTNVRIKF, from the coding sequence ATGAAGGTGACCGTAGCAAAGACCGCGGGTTTCTGTTTCGGCGTAAAACGTGCGGTGGAACAGGTTTACGAGCAGATCGCTTCCGCAGATCAGCCGGTATATACCTTCGGTCCTATCATTCACAACGAGCAGGTGGTGGAGGATTTAGAGAAGAAGGGCGTGCGGGTCTTAAATTCCGTGGAGGAGCTTGAGGCCCTGACGGAGGGGATCGTCATCATCCGGTCCCACGGCGTTGGAAAGGCAGTTTACGATCTGCTGGAGCAGCATGGGATCACCATGGTAGACGCAACCTGCCCCTTTGTAAAAAAGATCCACCGGATCGTGCAACAGCAGCAGGCAGAGGGACGCCGGGTCATCATCATCGGGAACCCTTCCCACCCGGAGGTAGAGGGCATCCGTGGCTGGGGAGACGAGCGGACTCTGGTGGTGGAAAACGCCTCTCAGATAGAAAATCTGCCGGTTTCACAGGACGAAAAGCTGTGTATCGTGTCCCAGACGACATTTAATTACAATAAATTTCAAGATTTAGTTGAAAAATTTGAGAAAAAGGGTTATGATATACTTGTTTTAAATACGATTTGCAATGCAACACAGGAAAGACAAGTGGAAGCTAGGCGTATTGCTTCTGAAGTGGAAGCTATGATTGTCATAGGAGGCAGGAATAGTTCCAACACACAGAAACTCTACGAGATATGCCAAAAGGAATGTAAGAACACTTACTTTATCCAGTCACTAGGCGATTTCAATCCTGAATGTGTGAATTCTGTGCGCAGCGTAGGTATTACAGCAGGGGCGTCCACCCCGAATCAAATTATTGAGGAGGTTCATACTAATGTCAGAATTAAGTTTTGA
- the cmk gene encoding (d)CMP kinase, translated as MERKAFNIAIDGPAGAGKSTIAKMVAKKLGFIYVDTGAMYRAIALCLLRQGIAPEDEQAVSEAAQKADITIRYQDGVQQVLLNGEDVSGLIRTEEAGNMASAASVYPAVRSHLLDLQRNLAAEHDVIMDGRDIGTCILPDADVKIFLTASSRVRAMRRYKELVEKGVMCNLQEIEQDIIERDERDMNRPVAPLKAAEDAVYVDSSEMDIAQVVQAIIDAACSKGLSWKGDVG; from the coding sequence ATGGAAAGAAAAGCATTTAACATAGCGATTGACGGCCCTGCAGGGGCGGGAAAAAGCACAATAGCAAAAATGGTTGCAAAAAAACTGGGATTTATCTACGTGGACACGGGCGCCATGTACCGCGCCATCGCACTCTGCCTGCTGCGGCAGGGCATTGCGCCGGAAGATGAACAGGCGGTCAGCGAGGCCGCACAGAAGGCCGACATCACGATCCGGTATCAGGACGGCGTGCAGCAGGTTCTGTTAAACGGTGAGGACGTTTCCGGGCTGATCCGCACGGAGGAGGCAGGCAATATGGCGTCTGCTGCCAGCGTCTACCCGGCAGTCCGGTCTCATCTTTTGGACCTTCAGCGGAATCTGGCGGCAGAGCATGATGTGATCATGGATGGACGGGATATCGGAACCTGTATCCTGCCGGATGCCGACGTCAAGATATTTTTGACAGCCAGCTCCCGCGTAAGGGCCATGCGCCGTTACAAGGAACTGGTGGAAAAAGGTGTAATGTGTAATTTGCAGGAAATTGAGCAGGATATTATAGAACGGGATGAGCGGGATATGAACCGTCCGGTCGCGCCCCTTAAGGCGGCGGAGGATGCGGTTTATGTGGACAGCTCCGAGATGGATATTGCGCAGGTGGTGCAGGCGATCATCGACGCAGCCTGCTCGAAAGGCCTCTCCTGGAAAGGGGATGTCGGATGA
- a CDS encoding NAD(P)/FAD-dependent oxidoreductase: MSRVAVIGGGAAGMMAGIAAAGAGHQVHIYEKNEKLGKKIFITGKGRCNLTNACDTEELFGNVVHNPKFLYSSFYGFTNFDVMDFMEQNGCQVKTERGNRVFPVSDKSSDVIRALSARLRDLGVEISLHEEVSGIMTQDGHVTGIRLKKGGRTVLADAVIVTTGGLSYPTTGSTGDGYRFAKELGHRVTELSPALVPFEVKEPVVKELQGLSLRNINARILKGSKTLYEEFGEMLFTHYGVSGPVLLSASSFVASQLKKGPLELSIDLKPALSEEQLDARILRDFEEMKNKQYKNALVHLLPSKLMPAVVERSGISQEKKVNEITREERRRIVSQIKDFRLTLTGFRDYKEAIITQGGVSVKEINPSTMESKLVEGLYFAGEVLDLDAVTGGFNLQIAWSTGYLAGISVPM; encoded by the coding sequence ATGAGCCGGGTTGCAGTCATCGGAGGAGGCGCTGCCGGAATGATGGCAGGGATCGCCGCCGCAGGCGCGGGACACCAGGTCCATATCTATGAGAAGAACGAAAAGCTTGGAAAGAAGATATTTATCACCGGCAAAGGCAGATGTAATCTGACCAATGCCTGTGATACGGAGGAGCTCTTCGGCAATGTGGTGCACAACCCCAAGTTTCTTTACAGCAGCTTTTATGGTTTTACGAACTTTGATGTGATGGACTTTATGGAGCAGAATGGCTGCCAGGTAAAGACAGAGCGGGGCAACCGTGTGTTTCCGGTTTCCGACAAGTCGTCTGATGTGATCCGCGCATTGAGCGCCCGTCTCCGGGATCTGGGTGTGGAGATCAGTCTTCATGAAGAAGTTTCCGGGATCATGACACAGGATGGGCATGTGACTGGGATCCGCCTGAAAAAGGGCGGACGGACCGTGCTGGCAGACGCGGTGATCGTGACTACCGGCGGATTATCCTATCCGACCACCGGTTCTACCGGGGACGGATACCGGTTTGCAAAGGAGTTGGGACACCGGGTTACGGAACTGTCCCCCGCGCTGGTGCCTTTCGAGGTGAAGGAACCCGTGGTGAAGGAGCTTCAGGGCCTGTCCCTGCGCAATATAAATGCCAGGATCTTAAAAGGCAGCAAGACGCTGTATGAGGAATTTGGAGAGATGCTGTTTACCCATTACGGGGTCAGCGGTCCGGTCCTTTTATCGGCCAGCAGCTTTGTGGCGTCCCAGCTTAAGAAAGGGCCGCTGGAGCTGTCCATAGATCTAAAGCCGGCTCTTTCCGAAGAGCAGCTGGATGCCCGTATCCTGAGGGATTTTGAGGAGATGAAGAATAAACAGTACAAAAATGCGCTGGTCCATCTGCTGCCCTCCAAATTGATGCCGGCAGTCGTGGAGCGCAGCGGTATCTCCCAGGAAAAGAAGGTCAATGAGATCACGCGGGAGGAACGCCGCCGGATCGTCAGCCAGATCAAAGATTTCCGTTTGACGCTGACAGGCTTCCGGGATTACAAAGAGGCGATCATCACACAGGGCGGCGTTTCCGTGAAGGAGATAAATCCCTCCACGATGGAGTCAAAGCTGGTGGAAGGGCTTTATTTTGCGGGAGAGGTGCTGGACCTGGATGCGGTGACGGGAGGGTTCAATCTCCAGATCGCCTGGTCCACCGGGTATCTGGCGGGGATTTCCGTTCCAATGTAA
- a CDS encoding VOC family protein — protein MDKTAVELFDMSVAHVGINASCAEEAGRWAEEFLSLLTLTTRETPKSYFSGELVEIMKENGRGTHGHIGFAVNDCEAAMRYFEEKGVRFVEDTRKFREDGTCFFAYMEQEIGGFAIHLVQGRP, from the coding sequence ATGGATAAGACAGCAGTGGAGCTTTTTGACATGAGCGTTGCGCATGTGGGGATCAATGCCTCATGCGCAGAGGAAGCCGGACGGTGGGCGGAGGAGTTTTTATCCCTGCTCACCCTGACCACCCGGGAAACCCCGAAATCCTATTTTTCCGGGGAGCTGGTGGAGATCATGAAGGAGAACGGCAGGGGAACGCACGGCCATATTGGATTTGCGGTCAATGACTGTGAAGCGGCCATGAGATACTTTGAAGAAAAGGGCGTTAGGTTTGTAGAAGATACCAGGAAATTCCGTGAGGACGGAACCTGTTTCTTCGCCTATATGGAGCAGGAGATCGGCGGATTTGCCATCCATCTCGTGCAGGGCAGGCCATGA
- the pap gene encoding polyphosphate:AMP phosphotransferase, protein MLEKIDLSRTVEKEVYRQAQKEYGTKLGQLQRRLKEAGIPVVILFEGMGAAGKGTQINRLIQALDPRGFDVYASNRETEEEAMRPFLWRFWTLTPEKGRIAIFDRSWYRKVLTDRFDGLVKKREIPEIFQDIRSFEKQLADDGTVIIKLFLYISKAEQKKRFKKLTEEKETSWRVTEDDWKRNKEYDRYLLLNEEMLEKTDTEYASWDIIEATDKNYAAMKILKTVTEALETALTEKAARIAAKAASGAQAAEKTAAGEADSRYQNGVLSGVDLTKNLTREEYKEQIDDLQKKLEMLHSEIYRRRIPVVLGFEGWDAGGKGGAIKRLTSHLDPRGYQVCPTAAPNDIEKKHHYMWRFWNHVPKAGHIAIFDRTWYGRVMVERIEGFCSDEEWKRAYQEINEMEAHMANAGAVVLKFWLQIDKDEQERRFKERMDNPEKQWKITDEDWRNREKWDQYEQAVNEMLVRTSTTYAPWIVVEGNCKYYARVKVLRTVVEALEARIRQVKEEEKQKDKQD, encoded by the coding sequence ATGCTGGAGAAGATCGATTTATCAAGGACCGTGGAAAAGGAAGTTTACAGGCAGGCACAGAAGGAGTACGGAACAAAGCTGGGGCAGCTTCAGAGGAGACTCAAAGAAGCCGGGATACCGGTGGTCATTCTCTTTGAGGGAATGGGGGCTGCCGGAAAAGGAACACAGATCAACCGGCTGATCCAGGCATTGGACCCGCGCGGGTTTGACGTATATGCCAGCAACCGGGAGACAGAGGAAGAGGCCATGCGTCCATTTTTGTGGAGATTCTGGACGCTGACGCCGGAAAAGGGCAGGATTGCCATATTTGACAGGAGCTGGTACAGGAAGGTGCTGACGGACCGGTTTGACGGTCTGGTGAAAAAAAGGGAAATCCCGGAGATATTCCAGGATATCCGTTCCTTTGAGAAGCAGCTTGCGGACGATGGGACGGTGATCATCAAACTGTTCCTCTACATCTCCAAAGCAGAACAGAAAAAGCGCTTTAAAAAGCTGACGGAAGAAAAAGAGACCTCCTGGAGAGTGACGGAGGACGACTGGAAGCGGAATAAGGAGTACGACCGTTATCTGCTGCTCAACGAGGAAATGCTGGAAAAGACTGATACAGAGTATGCATCCTGGGATATCATTGAGGCGACAGACAAGAATTACGCCGCCATGAAGATATTGAAGACCGTGACAGAGGCCCTGGAGACGGCGCTGACAGAGAAGGCCGCCAGGATCGCAGCGAAGGCTGCGTCCGGCGCACAGGCTGCAGAGAAGACGGCGGCAGGGGAAGCTGACAGCCGGTATCAGAACGGCGTTCTTTCCGGTGTGGATCTGACGAAGAACCTGACCCGTGAAGAATACAAGGAGCAGATAGACGACCTTCAGAAAAAGCTGGAAATGCTGCACAGTGAGATCTACCGCAGGAGAATCCCGGTGGTGCTGGGCTTCGAGGGTTGGGATGCAGGAGGAAAAGGCGGCGCCATCAAACGTCTGACCAGTCATCTGGACCCGCGGGGGTATCAGGTGTGTCCCACTGCTGCGCCCAATGACATTGAGAAGAAGCACCATTATATGTGGCGTTTCTGGAATCATGTGCCGAAGGCAGGCCACATTGCGATATTTGACCGCACCTGGTACGGCAGGGTGATGGTGGAACGGATCGAGGGCTTCTGCAGTGATGAAGAGTGGAAGCGCGCATACCAGGAGATCAACGAGATGGAAGCCCATATGGCCAATGCCGGGGCGGTGGTGCTGAAATTCTGGCTGCAGATCGACAAGGACGAACAGGAGCGCCGCTTCAAGGAACGCATGGACAACCCGGAAAAACAGTGGAAGATCACCGATGAGGACTGGAGAAACCGGGAGAAATGGGATCAGTATGAGCAGGCGGTCAACGAGATGCTGGTGCGCACATCCACAACCTATGCGCCCTGGATCGTGGTGGAGGGCAACTGCAAATACTATGCCAGGGTAAAGGTCCTGCGCACGGTGGTGGAGGCGTTGGAGGCCAGGATCCGTCAGGTGAAGGAAGAAGAAAAACAGAAAGATAAACAGGATTAA